The following proteins are co-located in the Sporolactobacillus pectinivorans genome:
- a CDS encoding MIP/aquaporin family protein, producing the protein MSGFLGELIGTMILIILGDGVCAGVSLKKSYAGNSGWIVITMGWGLAVAVGAYAVGRISGAHLNPALTLALASAGDFPWREVPVYIAGQLIGGFLGVCIVFLHYLPHWRETEDPATKLGIFCTGPAIPHRWSNLLSEVIGTFILVVGILAIGANKFAQGINPLIVGFLIVVIGMSLGGTTGYAINPARDLAPRLAHALLPIPGKGGSNWGYAWIPIVGPILGGVFGSLFYKTFFAGQITTAFWVFGALILIVIVLALAGERQHATQRISTTQEQAASE; encoded by the coding sequence ATGTCCGGTTTTTTGGGGGAACTGATCGGCACGATGATTTTGATTATTCTTGGAGATGGGGTGTGCGCCGGTGTAAGCCTGAAAAAGTCCTATGCCGGAAATTCAGGCTGGATTGTGATTACGATGGGATGGGGGCTGGCTGTTGCCGTTGGGGCGTATGCGGTCGGCAGAATCAGCGGCGCGCATTTGAATCCGGCGTTGACCCTTGCGCTTGCTTCTGCAGGTGATTTTCCGTGGCGGGAGGTTCCGGTTTATATTGCGGGTCAGTTGATCGGCGGTTTCCTTGGTGTCTGCATTGTTTTTCTACACTACCTTCCACACTGGAGGGAAACGGAAGATCCTGCAACAAAGCTTGGCATTTTCTGCACGGGTCCGGCCATTCCCCATCGCTGGTCCAACTTGCTCAGCGAAGTCATTGGCACGTTTATTCTCGTCGTCGGTATTCTTGCCATTGGCGCCAATAAATTCGCACAGGGGATCAATCCTCTGATTGTCGGTTTTCTGATTGTTGTGATCGGCATGTCGCTCGGCGGAACAACAGGTTACGCGATTAATCCTGCCCGGGACCTGGCGCCGCGGCTTGCGCACGCTTTACTCCCGATTCCGGGAAAGGGCGGATCGAACTGGGGTTATGCCTGGATTCCAATCGTTGGGCCTATTCTTGGTGGTGTATTTGGCTCCCTTTTCTACAAAACATTTTTTGCCGGACAGATCACGACCGCTTTCTGGGTCTTCGGTGCGCTGATCCTGATCGTGATTGTTTTAGCCCTGGCGGGTGAACGTCAGCATGCTACGCAAAGAATTTCCACTACGCAGGAACAGGCTGCGTCAGAATAA
- a CDS encoding glycerol-3-phosphate responsive antiterminator: MVQFAANAKSVIPAVNNMKDFEKLLGTPARSVIVLDSHLSQIDAIARMARQHHKSVFLHADLIQGLKNDLYAAEFICQNIRPYGIISTRANVLEVAKKRGLVTVLRIFLLDSRSIETGYRLLDQVHPDLVELLPGLIPEMIREVREKAGIPVIAGGLIRTKEEINHAFAAGAAAVSTSNRELWKFSS; this comes from the coding sequence ATGGTTCAGTTTGCTGCGAATGCGAAAAGTGTCATTCCTGCTGTTAACAATATGAAAGATTTTGAAAAACTGCTCGGAACGCCAGCCCGCTCGGTCATTGTGCTGGACAGCCATCTTTCACAGATCGATGCGATTGCCCGGATGGCCAGGCAGCACCATAAATCCGTTTTTTTGCACGCGGATTTAATACAGGGGCTGAAAAATGACTTGTACGCAGCTGAATTTATCTGCCAGAATATTCGTCCGTATGGGATTATTTCCACACGGGCAAACGTCCTTGAAGTGGCAAAGAAGCGAGGGTTGGTCACCGTGCTGCGTATCTTTTTACTTGATTCACGGTCGATAGAAACCGGTTATCGACTTCTGGATCAGGTCCATCCGGATTTAGTGGAACTTTTGCCCGGCCTGATTCCTGAAATGATTCGTGAAGTCAGAGAAAAAGCGGGAATTCCGGTAATCGCCGGTGGATTGATACGTACCAAAGAAGAAATTAATCATGCATTTGCGGCGGGAGCTGCTGCTGTTTCAACTTCTAACAGAGAGTTGTGGAAATTTTCTTCGTGA
- a CDS encoding GDSL-type esterase/lipase family protein — protein sequence MKRLICFGDSITAGWDGHQETRRLTDRLSEGLGWIVTNAGVPGENTEQALTRMNKDVLECPFDRITIFFGANDSSLHKGIPLKQFKTNLIFMARAVSPQKAIFITPSPIVDKKQKGKRMNERVSLYAEAVLNAAKETGVPLIDLHSEMLRLPDYQGMLLHDGLHFTNMGYDFLATEIIRQVKKSEEH from the coding sequence TTGAAACGGCTGATTTGTTTCGGAGACAGCATTACAGCTGGGTGGGACGGGCACCAAGAAACCCGGCGGCTGACGGACAGGCTCTCCGAAGGACTTGGATGGATTGTGACGAATGCAGGCGTGCCGGGGGAAAATACGGAACAGGCCCTGACAAGAATGAATAAAGATGTTCTTGAATGCCCATTTGACCGAATTACTATTTTTTTTGGCGCCAATGATTCTTCCCTTCATAAAGGTATACCTCTAAAACAGTTTAAAACAAACCTGATTTTTATGGCCCGTGCGGTTTCGCCGCAAAAAGCAATCTTTATCACGCCGTCGCCCATTGTTGACAAGAAACAGAAGGGTAAAAGAATGAATGAACGTGTGTCTTTGTATGCAGAGGCCGTTCTTAATGCGGCAAAGGAAACCGGGGTGCCATTGATTGATTTGCACAGTGAGATGCTCCGTTTGCCTGATTATCAGGGGATGCTGCTTCATGACGGACTGCATTTCACAAACATGGGGTATGATTTTCTAGCAACTGAAATCATCAGACAGGTAAAAAAATCGGAAGAGCACTAA
- a CDS encoding aldo/keto reductase translates to METTTIKGTDLHPSRIALGTWAIGGWMWGGSDDRESIRTIHQALDSGITTIDTAPAYGQGHAEKVVGQALKEYGKRSEIVLATKVCLDWIGTDVFRNGSKELIHRQIEDSLKRLGTDYIDIYQVHWPDPLVPIEETAEAMGELYKEGKIRAIGVSNFTVDQMERFNKVAPLHTVQPPYNLFERDIDQDVLPFSKKNGIVALCYGSLCRGLLSGKMTADRKFTGDDLRLSDPKFKAPHFAHYLAAADELSQLAKDRYGKSLRALAVRWILERTGDGIALWGARHPDQIAAATEVSDFHIDDQTLKDIDSILVKHIENPIGTEFMAPPTRKEYEEQKN, encoded by the coding sequence ATGGAAACGACAACCATTAAGGGCACGGATCTTCATCCATCACGCATTGCACTCGGTACGTGGGCGATCGGCGGCTGGATGTGGGGCGGCTCTGACGACAGAGAATCAATCAGAACTATCCATCAGGCTCTTGACAGCGGGATCACGACAATCGATACGGCACCCGCATACGGGCAGGGCCATGCGGAAAAAGTCGTGGGTCAGGCACTCAAAGAGTATGGCAAGCGCAGTGAGATTGTGCTGGCTACAAAGGTTTGTCTGGACTGGATCGGAACGGATGTCTTCCGCAACGGCTCAAAGGAACTGATCCACAGACAAATTGAGGATTCTCTCAAACGGCTGGGCACGGACTATATTGACATCTATCAGGTACATTGGCCGGATCCGCTTGTTCCGATTGAAGAAACGGCTGAAGCAATGGGTGAGTTGTACAAAGAAGGTAAAATAAGGGCCATCGGCGTCAGCAACTTTACCGTTGACCAGATGGAAAGGTTCAACAAAGTAGCTCCGCTGCACACAGTCCAGCCTCCATACAATCTTTTCGAGCGGGACATTGATCAGGACGTACTGCCATTCAGCAAAAAGAACGGCATTGTCGCATTGTGCTACGGAAGCCTGTGCCGGGGGCTGTTGAGCGGAAAGATGACTGCGGACCGCAAGTTCACCGGCGATGATCTGCGTCTCTCCGATCCCAAATTCAAAGCGCCGCACTTTGCACATTATCTTGCGGCAGCCGACGAACTCTCACAGCTCGCTAAAGACCGCTATGGAAAATCTTTAAGAGCGCTGGCTGTCCGCTGGATTCTTGAACGGACCGGGGACGGCATTGCACTGTGGGGAGCAAGGCATCCTGATCAGATTGCAGCCGCAACGGAAGTTTCGGATTTTCATATTGATGACCAGACACTGAAGGATATTGACAGCATTCTGGTGAAACATATTGAAAATCCGATTGGGACGGAATTCATGGCTCCACCGACCCGCAAGGAGTATGAAGAGCAGAAAAACTGA
- a CDS encoding YitT family protein — MESEASNVPAGLEKKKHKGLTVHQFIIRMLLIGIGITLEATALEAFLVPNNIIDGGVVGISIMVAHKTGWAIGIFLILINFPFFVVGYKQMGKTFTITSACGVTLLAVLTTLFHTIPPFTNDLLLAAVFGGIIMGIGVGLVIRNGGSSDGTEILAVLLNEKTPFSVGEIVLFINIFILGSAGFVFDWKYAMYSLIAYFIAFKMIDVVSEGLESSKAVWIISDFHQEIGDALNDRLGRGVTFLNGEGAYTGNDKNVIFTVISRLEEAKVKNIVDSIDKNAFLAISDIHDVKGGRFKKRSIH, encoded by the coding sequence ATGGAAAGTGAAGCATCGAATGTGCCCGCGGGTCTGGAGAAAAAAAAACACAAGGGCCTGACTGTTCATCAATTCATCATCCGTATGCTTCTCATCGGTATCGGTATCACGCTCGAAGCCACTGCCCTTGAAGCATTTCTGGTCCCTAATAATATTATTGACGGCGGTGTAGTCGGTATCTCAATTATGGTCGCACATAAAACCGGATGGGCGATCGGTATTTTCCTGATACTGATCAATTTCCCTTTTTTCGTGGTTGGGTACAAGCAGATGGGAAAGACATTTACAATAACATCCGCTTGCGGTGTCACACTGCTCGCCGTTCTGACCACTTTGTTTCATACCATCCCGCCCTTTACCAATGATCTCCTCCTGGCAGCAGTATTCGGCGGAATCATCATGGGGATCGGTGTCGGACTGGTGATTCGAAACGGCGGATCCTCTGACGGAACCGAAATTCTTGCCGTGCTCCTCAATGAAAAGACACCTTTTTCAGTCGGTGAAATTGTGCTGTTCATCAATATTTTTATTCTTGGATCAGCAGGATTTGTTTTTGACTGGAAATACGCCATGTATTCGCTGATTGCCTACTTCATCGCATTCAAGATGATCGATGTCGTCAGCGAAGGGCTGGAATCCTCAAAAGCGGTATGGATTATCAGCGACTTCCATCAGGAGATCGGCGATGCGCTGAACGATAGGCTCGGCCGCGGTGTTACGTTTCTGAATGGCGAGGGCGCCTATACAGGTAATGATAAAAATGTGATTTTCACCGTTATCAGCCGTCTGGAAGAGGCAAAAGTAAAAAATATTGTCGATTCAATAGACAAAAATGCTTTTCTTGCCATCAGTGATATTCACGACGTTAAAGGCGGCCGGTTTAAGAAAAGGAGCATCCACTAA
- a CDS encoding multidrug efflux MFS transporter produces the protein MSLPLWKRNLYVCWFGAFATAAGMSQIIPFLPLYIEQLGVQNTADIEKWAGLVFGATFLVSALVSPLWGSLADKYGRKPMLIRAGLGMSLVVFSMAFVQNVYELLALRMIMGTVSGFIPASIILVATQTPKSHSGWALGMLSTGGISGSLIGPLLGGFLSQFMGMRMVFIDTSVLLFCAFLASLIFIKEKFVKSEKKSPSFREVWSLVPNPGMFVAMFVTTFMVQLANMSIEPIITVYVKILAPSAQNLEIISGIVVAAAGLASVISAPLLGKLSDRIGPRRILLCALLFIGFVFIPQAFVSSPWQLMGLRFLMGLAIAGILPSINTIVKKMAPSGITGHLFGYNQSAQFLGTLGGALLGGHMAAALGIKYVFFSTSFLIFINAIWVVVSTLLARRSKQRVGAHAR, from the coding sequence GTGTCACTTCCTTTATGGAAAAGAAATCTTTATGTTTGTTGGTTTGGCGCCTTTGCAACGGCCGCGGGGATGAGTCAGATTATCCCCTTCCTGCCTCTTTATATTGAACAGCTTGGGGTTCAGAACACCGCAGATATTGAAAAGTGGGCCGGACTGGTCTTCGGTGCAACGTTCTTAGTATCCGCTCTTGTTTCACCGCTTTGGGGATCCCTGGCCGACAAGTATGGGCGAAAACCAATGCTGATTCGCGCGGGTCTCGGCATGAGCCTTGTCGTTTTTTCAATGGCGTTTGTTCAAAACGTTTATGAACTACTTGCTCTGCGCATGATTATGGGAACAGTATCCGGGTTTATTCCCGCGTCTATTATTCTTGTGGCCACTCAGACTCCGAAGAGCCATTCAGGGTGGGCACTTGGCATGCTGTCGACAGGCGGGATCAGCGGCTCGCTGATTGGCCCGCTGCTTGGAGGTTTTCTATCGCAGTTCATGGGGATGCGCATGGTTTTCATTGACACAAGTGTCCTGCTTTTTTGTGCGTTTCTAGCATCTTTGATTTTTATCAAAGAAAAGTTTGTCAAGTCTGAAAAAAAATCGCCATCATTTCGCGAGGTCTGGAGCCTGGTTCCCAATCCAGGTATGTTTGTGGCAATGTTTGTCACCACATTTATGGTCCAGCTGGCCAATATGTCCATTGAGCCGATTATTACTGTTTACGTGAAGATTCTCGCGCCCTCCGCACAGAATCTTGAAATAATTTCGGGCATTGTTGTTGCCGCGGCCGGACTCGCGAGCGTGATTTCTGCACCGCTTCTCGGCAAACTTTCCGACAGAATCGGTCCGCGCCGCATCCTGCTTTGCGCATTGCTGTTCATAGGTTTTGTATTTATTCCTCAGGCTTTTGTTTCCAGCCCGTGGCAGTTGATGGGGCTCCGCTTTTTAATGGGACTGGCGATCGCAGGGATTCTGCCGTCGATCAATACAATTGTCAAAAAAATGGCTCCGTCCGGGATCACCGGCCATCTTTTCGGTTATAATCAATCCGCACAATTTCTCGGCACTCTGGGTGGTGCGCTACTTGGCGGGCACATGGCTGCAGCGCTCGGAATTAAGTATGTCTTTTTCTCAACCAGTTTTCTGATTTTCATCAACGCCATTTGGGTCGTTGTTTCCACGCTCCTTGCAAGAAGAAGCAAACAGAGAGTTGGGGCTCATGCCCGGTAA
- a CDS encoding LysR family transcriptional regulator — translation MELLQLKYFQTVARFEHMTHAARELSIAQPSLSQTIKRLENEIGVPLFDRRGRKIRLNRYGKLFLKKTEAALSILREGEQEISELAKVNENCISLAVMRTPIIPDLLSSFRKSHPLVRFRVKQISRNAISHQLESGDIDLCITPYSRTEENPFSWKLLMNDEIYLAVPRTHRLAARSNVDLHDIAHEPFILKAGGAFRETTDIYCQMSGFQPDIAFEVDDSQSIRGLVREGLGVAFFSSLTLRTVKDASIIPLKIIRPHCFRTISLVWNKDRYHSPIAAEFYLFVIAYFQQLNQQKATINTQSF, via the coding sequence ATGGAGCTGCTTCAGCTAAAATATTTTCAAACGGTTGCCCGTTTTGAACATATGACGCATGCCGCACGGGAACTGTCTATCGCCCAGCCTTCGCTCAGCCAGACTATTAAAAGGCTTGAGAACGAGATCGGCGTGCCTCTGTTCGACCGGAGAGGACGGAAAATCAGACTCAACCGTTATGGAAAGCTTTTCTTAAAAAAAACCGAGGCGGCTCTTTCCATCCTTAGAGAAGGGGAACAGGAAATATCCGAACTCGCTAAGGTTAATGAAAACTGCATATCCCTGGCGGTGATGAGAACACCGATTATTCCCGATCTGCTCAGCAGTTTCCGCAAGTCACACCCGCTTGTCCGCTTTCGCGTTAAGCAGATTTCCCGAAATGCGATCAGTCACCAGCTGGAAAGCGGCGATATCGATCTGTGCATTACGCCTTATAGCCGTACAGAAGAAAACCCTTTTAGCTGGAAGCTGCTGATGAATGATGAAATATATCTTGCCGTGCCGCGGACACACCGGCTGGCAGCACGTTCAAATGTCGATCTCCATGATATTGCACATGAACCGTTCATTTTAAAAGCAGGCGGCGCATTTCGCGAAACAACGGATATTTACTGCCAAATGTCCGGATTCCAGCCAGATATTGCTTTTGAAGTTGATGATTCACAATCCATCCGCGGGCTTGTCCGTGAAGGGCTCGGCGTTGCCTTCTTCTCATCGCTTACATTGCGAACGGTCAAAGATGCGTCGATCATTCCCCTAAAAATCATCCGACCTCATTGTTTTCGTACGATCAGCCTGGTCTGGAACAAAGATCGCTACCACTCGCCCATTGCGGCAGAGTTTTACCTTTTTGTCATCGCTTACTTTCAGCAACTGAACCAACAGAAGGCGACGATTAATACCCAGTCTTTTTAA
- a CDS encoding TerC family protein, whose amino-acid sequence MELFTLAFWSSFLVIVGIDLFLAGDNAIVIAMAARRLPNHERTRAILYGTVGAVIIRVLCTVTVVYLLLIPGLHFAGGAVLIWIAYRLLRPEGSTDKTKTIKAAMSIWAAVRTIILADALMSLDNMLAVAGAAQNDPLLVIFGLLISVPLLMGGSAIIMKLTDRFPWLIYLGSAILAMTAGKMLFSEPLIAKWLGEAAWAEWTAVPAIIAAVLYLGWIGRRKSGRSRGQDQAV is encoded by the coding sequence ATGGAATTATTTACACTTGCATTTTGGTCTTCGTTTTTGGTCATTGTCGGCATTGATTTGTTTCTAGCGGGAGATAATGCGATCGTTATTGCGATGGCCGCGAGAAGGCTGCCTAATCATGAGCGGACGAGAGCTATTCTTTACGGAACAGTCGGGGCAGTCATTATTCGCGTGCTCTGTACAGTAACCGTTGTCTATCTGCTGCTGATTCCAGGCCTTCATTTTGCCGGCGGGGCTGTTTTGATCTGGATCGCGTACCGTCTTCTTCGCCCGGAAGGCAGCACAGATAAAACAAAAACGATTAAAGCAGCGATGAGTATTTGGGCAGCGGTACGTACAATTATTCTTGCCGACGCACTGATGAGTCTGGATAATATGTTAGCTGTAGCCGGCGCTGCACAAAATGACCCTCTGCTTGTCATTTTCGGACTTTTGATCAGTGTGCCTCTTTTGATGGGGGGAAGTGCCATCATTATGAAACTGACAGACAGGTTTCCATGGCTTATTTATCTTGGATCGGCAATTCTGGCGATGACTGCCGGAAAAATGCTTTTTTCCGAACCGCTGATCGCGAAATGGCTTGGTGAAGCCGCCTGGGCGGAATGGACAGCAGTGCCTGCCATTATCGCTGCTGTCCTGTATCTGGGCTGGATCGGCCGGAGAAAGAGCGGCAGAAGCAGGGGACAGGATCAAGCGGTTTAA
- a CDS encoding YjbE family putative metal transport protein (Members of this highly hydrophobic protein family,regularly are found preceded by the yybP-ykoY manganese riboswitch (see RF00080). A metal cation transport function is proposed.): MEFLTSLLLVVGIDLVLAGDNAIVIALAAARLQNPQRKRAILYGTLGAVVIRAMATLAVVWLLKIPGLHLSGGLLLAWIAYSFLKNRQSNKKIEAKTSLGAAIGTVIIADALMGLDNVLAIGGAASGNYLLVILGLLVSVPLVMGGSAIFLNLVVRHAWITYAGSAILAFTAGKMIFAESFVMNGISGFAWIKWAVIALIIVAVLFFGWKKEKRGSADDERAETV; encoded by the coding sequence ATGGAATTTCTAACTTCGCTTCTGCTGGTTGTCGGCATCGATCTGGTTCTGGCGGGAGACAATGCCATTGTTATTGCGCTTGCGGCGGCCCGGCTCCAGAATCCCCAGAGAAAGCGCGCCATTCTCTATGGAACATTGGGTGCGGTCGTCATCCGTGCCATGGCTACTCTCGCTGTAGTCTGGCTGTTGAAAATTCCGGGGCTGCACTTGTCCGGCGGCTTGCTCCTTGCCTGGATCGCGTATAGTTTTCTGAAAAATCGTCAGTCGAACAAAAAGATTGAAGCGAAGACGAGCCTTGGGGCAGCGATTGGGACGGTCATCATAGCTGACGCTTTGATGGGACTTGACAATGTTCTTGCCATCGGTGGAGCGGCATCCGGGAATTATCTGCTTGTCATTCTTGGACTGCTGGTCAGCGTTCCGCTTGTGATGGGCGGGAGCGCTATTTTCCTAAATCTCGTTGTTCGGCATGCATGGATCACATACGCCGGATCCGCCATTCTTGCTTTTACTGCTGGAAAAATGATTTTTGCTGAGTCTTTTGTAATGAATGGGATTTCAGGTTTTGCATGGATCAAGTGGGCAGTTATCGCCCTGATTATTGTTGCTGTACTTTTTTTCGGGTGGAAAAAAGAAAAAAGAGGATCTGCCGATGACGAACGGGCAGAAACAGTCTGA
- a CDS encoding response regulator, which yields MTEIKVMIVDDHDMVRKGLKAYLATENDITVVGEASSGNDAVKLDGELKPEVILMDLIMENGDGIAATKKIMEKNPSRKIIILTSFYDDQQVFPAIEAGAMSYLLKTASADEIIQAIHKARAGTTVLDGKVARKLVSGMHREPQLFDQLTSREKDVLKLIAEGKSNAEIAETLFIGIKTVKTHVSSIFSKLDVADRTQAAVYAYQNHLFSEVNDDHSR from the coding sequence ATGACGGAAATTAAAGTAATGATCGTTGATGACCATGATATGGTCAGAAAGGGATTGAAAGCCTACTTGGCAACGGAAAACGACATAACTGTTGTCGGGGAAGCATCCAGCGGAAATGACGCGGTTAAGCTGGACGGTGAACTCAAGCCTGAAGTTATTTTGATGGATCTGATTATGGAAAACGGGGATGGTATTGCAGCTACAAAAAAGATCATGGAAAAGAATCCCTCCAGAAAAATTATTATTCTGACAAGTTTCTACGATGATCAGCAGGTGTTTCCTGCTATTGAGGCTGGAGCAATGAGTTATTTGCTGAAAACGGCATCCGCGGATGAGATTATCCAGGCCATCCACAAGGCGCGCGCGGGCACCACAGTTCTTGACGGCAAGGTCGCCCGTAAACTTGTTTCCGGTATGCACAGGGAGCCCCAGCTTTTTGATCAGCTGACGTCGAGAGAGAAAGACGTATTAAAGTTGATTGCCGAAGGTAAAAGCAATGCCGAAATCGCTGAAACATTATTTATCGGAATAAAAACCGTAAAAACCCATGTCAGCAGCATATTCAGCAAATTGGATGTTGCCGACCGCACACAGGCAGCGGTTTATGCCTATCAGAATCATCTTTTTTCTGAAGTGAATGATGATCATTCCCGTTGA
- a CDS encoding sensor histidine kinase yields the protein MVNYRIRVIKIQAVISFFSSVMLFALLQIFFFFVPDRHGLLISSLVFAFSFTVFFAIEMNFLIKNYRTARNQLESIDLFIKTLSAGKLSARIKVENSGTINRVEQSLNELADKIDTQVKSLQRLVDENIEMNAKIKNEAVTEERQRLARDLHDAVSQQLFALSMLASAAEKTIHTNPDLAAENIADVSDIARKAQGEMRALLLHLRPVRLNNESLDKGLERLIRELDGKTVIQFEASIDPVAGLSKGVENHLFRLSQEALSNALRHSEATRVVLSLHERDQLVTLTVFDNGRGFDLKQEKIASYGLKTMRERAEEIGGHFLLTTHKGEGTSVNIRVPIHRGAAENHDGN from the coding sequence ATGGTTAATTATCGGATTAGGGTCATCAAAATTCAGGCGGTTATCAGCTTTTTTTCCTCAGTGATGCTCTTCGCGCTGCTGCAAATTTTCTTTTTCTTTGTGCCTGACCGGCATGGTCTGCTGATCAGCAGTCTGGTTTTTGCTTTCAGCTTTACGGTTTTTTTTGCAATAGAAATGAATTTTCTCATAAAGAATTACCGTACAGCTCGAAATCAACTGGAAAGCATTGATTTGTTTATTAAGACACTGTCGGCCGGAAAACTGTCTGCGCGCATCAAAGTGGAGAACTCCGGGACAATTAATCGTGTCGAGCAGTCCTTGAATGAGCTGGCAGACAAGATAGATACCCAAGTCAAATCGCTTCAGCGTCTGGTTGATGAGAACATTGAAATGAATGCCAAAATCAAAAACGAGGCAGTGACGGAAGAAAGGCAGCGTCTGGCGAGAGATCTTCACGACGCGGTCAGCCAGCAGCTGTTTGCACTTTCTATGCTCGCTTCAGCTGCTGAGAAAACGATTCACACGAATCCGGATTTAGCGGCCGAAAATATCGCCGATGTTTCGGACATTGCTAGAAAAGCACAGGGAGAAATGCGGGCGCTGCTTCTTCACCTGCGTCCGGTGCGCCTGAATAACGAATCGCTTGATAAAGGATTGGAACGTCTGATCCGGGAACTGGATGGAAAAACGGTGATCCAATTTGAGGCATCCATTGATCCTGTCGCAGGACTGTCGAAGGGTGTTGAAAATCACTTGTTCAGACTCAGCCAGGAAGCATTATCTAATGCATTAAGGCACTCGGAAGCAACAAGAGTTGTCCTGTCTCTTCATGAAAGGGATCAGCTTGTTACACTGACCGTATTTGACAATGGACGCGGCTTTGATCTGAAACAGGAAAAAATAGCTTCTTATGGTTTGAAGACGATGCGTGAACGCGCTGAAGAAATCGGCGGACATTTTCTTTTGACAACGCATAAGGGCGAAGGAACATCGGTGAACATTCGTGTGCCGATTCACAGGGGGGCGGCGGAAAATCATGACGGAAATTAA
- the liaF gene encoding cell wall-active antibiotics response protein LiaF has translation MSLGKVLIALSVVFLGLYWLMDSLNIISPGIMSLFGECLPYLVILLGALLILSPIIKRKKPGFFWGLFFLIYGGLLLADKHGMLVFHWQDIWKLWPYIIIYFGLDMLFGKNLFVSLSGNFDHGKKKKKDKSHVEFIWNGDEAKEDSGQKDSYMFVNESSYKHENWMVKPMHERVRIADYNFDFTKAFIPEETIPITLSGWVGDIKITVPDDLAYRVDLRAKVGDAKIGKEKHSGILRNVSYQTGNYDEAVRKIDFAFDFQVIDLNIDQV, from the coding sequence ATGTCCCTTGGAAAAGTTTTAATAGCCCTGAGCGTTGTTTTTCTGGGCTTATACTGGCTGATGGACAGTCTCAATATTATTTCCCCGGGAATAATGTCGCTTTTTGGCGAGTGTTTACCCTATCTTGTTATTCTGCTCGGGGCTCTTTTAATCCTCTCTCCGATAATCAAAAGAAAAAAACCGGGATTTTTCTGGGGCCTGTTCTTTCTGATTTATGGCGGTCTGCTTCTGGCAGACAAACACGGCATGCTGGTGTTTCATTGGCAGGATATTTGGAAACTGTGGCCGTACATTATCATCTATTTTGGACTTGATATGCTTTTCGGCAAAAATCTGTTTGTTTCGCTTTCAGGCAACTTCGACCATGGTAAAAAGAAAAAAAAAGATAAAAGTCACGTAGAGTTTATATGGAATGGGGATGAAGCAAAAGAAGACAGCGGCCAGAAAGATTCGTATATGTTTGTCAATGAATCGTCTTACAAACATGAAAACTGGATGGTGAAGCCGATGCATGAACGTGTACGAATTGCAGATTACAATTTCGATTTTACGAAAGCATTTATTCCCGAAGAGACGATCCCAATCACTTTATCAGGCTGGGTAGGCGATATTAAAATTACTGTGCCGGATGATCTTGCCTACCGTGTGGATCTAAGAGCTAAAGTGGGTGACGCTAAAATAGGAAAAGAGAAACATAGCGGCATCTTGAGAAATGTCAGCTATCAGACGGGCAATTACGATGAGGCTGTGCGGAAAATTGATTTTGCTTTTGATTTTCAGGTCATTGATTTAAATATTGATCAGGTATGA
- a CDS encoding ferritin-like domain-containing protein: protein MDKMLQELINGLNEDLAGEYTAVIQYNYYATTVSGLNYQILKPFFEAEIPDELGHAAYLSEKIANLGGEPVTAPVPVSKVADAKAMLENARKAEADTLENYQIRRSQAQELGMIELVVKLEDMIADEQNHLEKLTKTLKDPIFS, encoded by the coding sequence ATGGATAAAATGCTTCAAGAATTAATCAACGGTTTAAACGAAGACCTAGCTGGAGAATATACAGCAGTGATTCAGTACAATTACTACGCAACGACTGTATCCGGGCTGAATTATCAGATTCTGAAGCCCTTTTTTGAAGCAGAAATCCCCGACGAACTGGGCCATGCAGCATATCTTTCTGAAAAAATTGCCAATCTTGGCGGTGAACCGGTAACAGCCCCTGTTCCTGTCAGCAAGGTGGCGGATGCTAAAGCAATGCTTGAAAATGCGCGAAAAGCTGAAGCCGATACACTTGAAAATTACCAAATCCGCCGCAGTCAGGCTCAGGAGCTGGGTATGATCGAACTCGTTGTCAAATTAGAAGATATGATTGCTGATGAACAAAACCATTTGGAAAAACTGACAAAGACGTTAAAAGATCCTATTTTCTCCTGA